One Acidobacteriota bacterium genomic window, AGGGATGTGAAGGTCCTCGGGACGAACGAATCGTTCAACCAATCATTGGAGCGGGCTGGTCGAGTCGCTGACTTCTTCGACCTTGCTGAGCTGATGTGTCGCGATGCCCTCGATCGGGAAGAGTCGTGCGGTGGCCACTTTCGGGTCGAGCACAAGACTACAGACGGCGAGGCACTGCGCGACGACGAAGCGTTCTCCCATGTGTCAGCATGGGCATGGAATGGTCGCGGAAACACCCACACAAAACACAAAGAAGAACTCACGTTCGAAAACGTGAAGTTGGCGACAAGGAGCTACAAGTAATGGATCTCACTCTCAGCGTGTGGCGCCAGAGTGGACCCAACGCCAAGGGAGGCTTCGTGACCTACGAAGCCAAGGACATCCCCGAAGAAGCGTCGTTCCTTGAAATGCTCGACATTGTCAACGAAGGTCTCAACGCCCGCGACGAGGAGCCGATTGCGTTCGACCACGACTGCCGTGAGGGCATCTGCGGGATATGCGGCGTCATGATCAACGGACTCGCACACGGACCGCAAACCGGCACAGCTACCTGCCAACTCCACATGCGTAAGTTCAAAAGTGGCGACACCATAGTGATCGAGCCGTGGCGGGCAAAAGGGTTCCCTGTCGTCCGAGACCTCGTGGTAGACCGATCAGCGTTCGACCGGATCATCGAGGCGGGTGGATACATCAGCGTGGCGACGGGGTCAGCCCCCGACGCCAACCTGATACCTGTGCCAAAAGCAGCGTCCGACGCATCAATGGACGCAGCCGCGTGCATCGGATGCGGTGCATGTGTGGCAGCATGCCCGAACTCTGCCGCCCAACTATTCACGTCTGCAAAGATCGCCCACCTCAACCTCCTCCCCCAGGGTCAGGCCGAACGGTTCAGCCGGGTCGCGAACATGGTCGATGAGATGGAGCTTTGGTTTGGGGGGTGCTCAAACCATGGAGAATGCGAGGCAGCGTGCCCGAAAAGCATCAGCATCGACTTTATTGCGCTGATGAACAAGGACTACATCAAGGCAAAGTTCAAGCAGGCGCGCCTCGCCGGCCAACGCTGACCACCGTAGGTACGCGAGCCTCGCTCGGGTACCAGCCACGCCGACAACTCGGATGCTGCGTCGGACGACCGCCTAGACTTGACGGAGACAGCCAACAACGAAGGAGACGGTGTGGCCGTTCAGTTCCTTAGTGAAGAGTTCATGACCCAAGCAAGCGAGCGCCTCAACGCCAGCTCCGACTTCTTGGAGTCGATCGGCGGAATCTCGCTCGATGTGCAGTTCGTCGTCACCGACGCCCCCGAGGATGCAACCATCAACTACATCCTCGCCATTGCAGACGCGAAGGCCTCACTGAGCCGCGGTAACACGGAAGACTTCGATGCATCCATCACAAGCTCTTACGAGACCGCATCGGAGATTTCGCGTGGCAAGTTGGACACGCAAATGGCCTTCATGACCGGCAAGATCAAGATCGGCGGCAACCCTGCAAAGCTCATCATGCACCAGAACGTCTTCAGAGAGTTCGGTAACGCTCTGAAGTCGATGGAGATCAGCTACTGAGCTGATCAGCAGGGTAAACGCACGGTCTGCAGAACAGGTCCACAGCTTCCGTGAAACGCTGGAAGGGGCAAGCGCGACTCTGTCTGATCGACCCTGCTCAGCGCCAAGAACAGTCCTGACACCGATGTTTCGCAGTCGGAACAATTTCAAACAAAGCTCATGCCTGACAAGAACGACAGATACGATTTGTTCGGCGGGGCGCTTGACACAGTGATGCCTTCGTAGACGCGGATCGGCGCGGCTGAGGGCAAGTCTCTACAATGGTCCTGCTGGAGGTAGCAACGTTGAACAAGAAAATCTTCAAAGCCTTGCCCATCATCGGATCGATCCTGGTCATCCAATCCGTGTTCTGGGAGTACGCACGGATGAAGCCCGACTATGGATTCTTCGTAGAGCCATGGTCGCTCAAAGGGACCGCGACAAACTACGCGGCGGTCTTTGCGTCGATCGGGGTGGCTTTGCTGGTCGCGTCAGTTGTGGTGCGGTCCAAAGTGTCCGAACGCTCGACCGTGAGTCCCGCAATCTCGGCCGGTATCGGGATAACAGCCGTGGTGATCACCGCCGCCTTTGCAGACAGCAGCAAGACGATCGGCATCAGCGGACTTGGTGCGATCATCGTCTCGATGGTCCTCGCGCGGGCCATCGTCCGTCTCGTTGCGCGCTACACAACGTTGCTCGGCGACAGTACAGAGAGACCCACCGGCGCACAGGTGTGGATCCAGCGTGCGATCGTCACCGTGGGCTTCCTCGTCGTCTTTCTCGCATTTAGGGCAGCAAACCTTCAACTCTCGCCGGTAAGGTTCGTTGCCGTCGTCGCGACTATCATCGTCGCCATTTCGGTTATCAAAGACCCAGTCGAACTAGCTTCGAACCGAACGCTCATCCTCGCGTCTCTTATGGCTCTTGCTGTGCTTGCTGCGTCGGCTGGGGGTATCCGCTCAAATCTCATCTCCGAGCAGGTTCTTGCCGGTGGTATTGCCGCCAAGTACAAAGACGCCCAGGCGACCGGCGGTTACCTGTTTGCGGTCGGGGGCGCGGCGCTGGTCCTGATGGGCTCCATATCGATGTGGGCGCAACGCAGAGACCTGATAGTGAACAACCGTAGGATCAAGAAACAACGCGAAGCCGCCGAAAAATCGAAACGAGAACTTGAGGCCGCGCTCGCGCGCTGAGACCGT contains:
- a CDS encoding succinate dehydrogenase/fumarate reductase iron-sulfur subunit — encoded protein: MDLTLSVWRQSGPNAKGGFVTYEAKDIPEEASFLEMLDIVNEGLNARDEEPIAFDHDCREGICGICGVMINGLAHGPQTGTATCQLHMRKFKSGDTIVIEPWRAKGFPVVRDLVVDRSAFDRIIEAGGYISVATGSAPDANLIPVPKAASDASMDAAACIGCGACVAACPNSAAQLFTSAKIAHLNLLPQGQAERFSRVANMVDEMELWFGGCSNHGECEAACPKSISIDFIALMNKDYIKAKFKQARLAGQR
- a CDS encoding SCP2 sterol-binding domain-containing protein, whose protein sequence is MAVQFLSEEFMTQASERLNASSDFLESIGGISLDVQFVVTDAPEDATINYILAIADAKASLSRGNTEDFDASITSSYETASEISRGKLDTQMAFMTGKIKIGGNPAKLIMHQNVFREFGNALKSMEISY